The genomic window CATTAATATTGACTTTAACTTAAAACACACAAggaattagaaatatttattctaatacaaacatacattaaaaaatatagttaaaaagATGAATCGGTATCTGACCAATAAATATTCATTTCACCTCAATCACTTTTAAGTCCTCCAAGAGCCTTCCAAACTGCTTTCGAGGAAtcaacaatattattaaaataaggaAATCGATATTCATAGTTCGAATCACATTCATCCACAACCTTAACCCTCACACTTTTTCCATTACTATGGATGTTGATATACTTCAAACCCCTCTTTCCGTAGTTAAACCACCCAGTCAAAAGTGCCACTACAAGGTAATCATTTGAGTGGTATTGGTTGTTACATTCTGACGGTCCACTGCCATCCCCGCCAGCCTCGAAATTGTTAAGTGTCAACATTGCTTTTGTACTACTCAGCATAGGCGGTGAACACTTGTACGTCATGTAAAACTTTCCATCCTTACAACAATTCGAGACATTTTCAAGATTACATTGACCCGGCGGTGGATTTTTCCCTCTTATCTTCCCACTAGGTCTTGCATGATTGAGCTTCAACACttgcaaaaatataaataacacaAAGGAGAATTAAAAAGACAGTTGAACcaactttgtttcttctttgttttttccTTTGAAATCCAATTTGGGTTTAATGTCTGGGATGTGAAAAACTACAACTGGGAAAAAAGCAATAGATAGAGATTATACCTTTAAGTGATTCAAGATATCAATAGCTTGGAAACATGAAATTAGGACAAATTTGTGGTACTTTCGACTTTTAAGAAagataatttttttgaacaattttattataggttctgattatatttactttttttaacacaatgtttagaactactcatatctcctccccaacccataaataggtggataatgtgcttcagcacACTCAAATCCACATTCTCATATATTGATAACAATATCTATACCAGTCGAACTTAGACTCAATTgacaaaaatgatatttttttaatttgcttaaaacctTCTGGTGGACCACTATAATCGAAAGACATATATAAGTACAAcatcatataccaaaattttgtaattgttattggaatttataaaatatattgaatatttttgtattGTCGAATAATAtgcataaagtaaaaaaaaaaaacgaaggaTGTTGCAGTAAATAATTGGCTAATATAGAAGGGAACTTAGActttgtcgaaaccactttttattacaatttaaaaaatggggatcgacttttaaaaaagaaaataggagttgccaccgatcttttattaatgtgtgatcggttcaccatgaaaattatttttttggtctgcgaaattttgagaaaatagattcgggagtcgattacgcacgaggaagggttagcaacCTCatgatgcccaaaattggtaccgaattcattgtttaatgtcttaatgtcgaaaccttgaaaatattttaaatacgttCCTTGATAAAAGACTTTGAACAAACTAGATTGAATAATGAGACGCACTTATCTCGAAGAAATAAATTATCatacccagtgagttagggtgttacaattctatcTTCGAAATTAAATGTGTACCCATTTTTTAAGGAAATCATGTATTCGAagaaggatattcgattatttaagTCGATAGAGAAATccaaacccaataagttagggatcaattttctcgaaattcttaaacatcaaacattgcctttattttaaaattgagataacaaaatgtcgtatccagtaagttaggatccaacattttgaaatcttaagaATTTTATTGTAGAAACCATGAGGTTTTTTTATTACCAAAGAGATGCTTAATTCC from Gossypium hirsutum isolate 1008001.06 chromosome D12, Gossypium_hirsutum_v2.1, whole genome shotgun sequence includes these protein-coding regions:
- the LOC121224539 gene encoding putative ripening-related protein 1, which produces MTYKCSPPMLSSTKAMLTLNNFEAGGDGSGPSECNNQYHSNDYLVVALLTGWFNYGKRGLKYINIHSNGKSVRVKVVDECDSNYEYRFPYFNNIVDSSKAVWKALGGLKSD